From Myxococcota bacterium:
AGGAGCCGGCGCCGCATCAAGCCGTCACCTGCACGAAGGCGAGGTCGGTCACGTTGGTGTCGGTGGGTCCGGTGACGCACAGGTCGCCCAGCGCCTTCAGCAGGCCGTGCGAGTCACTCTGCGCGAGCGCGGCCGCGACCGGCCGGCCGAGCGCCGCGGCCCGGCGCAGCGTGCTCGAGTCACTGAAGCCGCCCGCGGCGGGCGTCGCGCCGTCGCTGCCGTCGCTGCCGGCGCACAGCGCCACGAACTCGCTGCCGGTGAGCTCGAGCGCGAGCCGCAGCGCGAGCTCCTGTGCGCGGCCGCCCTGTCCCGCGCCGCGCACGCGCACCGTGGGCTCGCCGCCGGCGATCACGAGCGCACCCGCGTGCGCGCGCGCCTGGGCCGCGAGCCCGCGCGCCACCGCCTCGACCTCGCCGTAGAGCCCCTCCCGCAGCACGCACACGCGCAGTCCGTGAGCCTCGGCCGCGCGCCGCGCAGCCTCGAGCGCGGCGTCGAGCGAGGCCACGACCTCGAAGGAGACGGACGAGAGCTCTGCGCCGCCGGCAGGCCCGCCTTGCGTGAGGAGCCGTCTGCGCACCGCGTCCGGCACGCGCACGGAGTGACGGTCGAGCACGGCGAGCGCCTGGCGTGCGCTGCTCGGGTCGGCACTCACCGGCCCCGAGCCGATTTCGTGCGGGGCGTCGCCGCGCACGTCGGACACCGCGTACGCGTGGATCCGGCGCCCGTGCGCAGCGCGCGCGAGACCGCCGCCCTTCAGCGCCGACAGGTGGCGCCGCACGGTGTTGAGCTCGTGGATGTCGGCCGGGCTGCGCAGCAGCGCCTCGCTCGCCGCGCGTTTGTCGGCGAGCGAGAGACCTTCGGCCGGCACGCACCACAAGGCCGACGCCCCGCCCGAGATCAGCACGAGCAGCTCCTCCGCGCCCGCGAGTGACCCGGCCAGCGCCAGCGCCTCGCGCCCGGCGGACTCACTGCGCGCGTCGGGCAGCGGATGCGCCGCTTCGCGCACGACCAGACCCGAGAGCGCCCGCGCGTGGCCGTCCTTGGTGGTCACCCTGCCGCGCGCGATGCGCGGGCCGAGCCGGCGCAGCGCGGCCTCGGCCATGGCGCACGCCGCCTTGCCCGCGGCGAGCAGCACGAACGGACCGGGGCCCGGGTCTCGTGCGGCCAGCGCGCGCTCGAGCGCCCGGCCGGCGTGCACGGCGTCGAGCGCCGCGCGGTGGAA
This genomic window contains:
- a CDS encoding DUF4147 domain-containing protein; its protein translation is MSARDALRDFHRAALDAVHAGRALERALAARDPGPGPFVLLAAGKAACAMAEAALRRLGPRIARGRVTTKDGHARALSGLVVREAAHPLPDARSESAGREALALAGSLAGAEELLVLISGGASALWCVPAEGLSLADKRAASEALLRSPADIHELNTVRRHLSALKGGGLARAAHGRRIHAYAVSDVRGDAPHEIGSGPVSADPSSARQALAVLDRHSVRVPDAVRRRLLTQGGPAGGAELSSVSFEVVASLDAALEAARRAAEAHGLRVCVLREGLYGEVEAVARGLAAQARAHAGALVIAGGEPTVRVRGAGQGGRAQELALRLALELTGSEFVALCAGSDGSDGATPAAGGFSDSSTLRRAAALGRPVAAALAQSDSHGLLKALGDLCVTGPTDTNVTDLAFVQVTA